A DNA window from Aphelocoma coerulescens isolate FSJ_1873_10779 chromosome 7, UR_Acoe_1.0, whole genome shotgun sequence contains the following coding sequences:
- the GMPPA gene encoding mannose-1-phosphate guanyltransferase alpha isoform X1 has product MPFKAVILIGGPQKGTRFRPLSFEVPKPLFPVAGVPMVQHHIEACAKVPGMKEILLMGFYQPNEALCRFLVSAQQEFKIPIRYLQEYAALGTGGGIYHFRDQILSGGAEAFFVLNADVCSEFPLQEMLEFQQQHGDMHSFVILGTTANRTQALNYGCIVANAGTQEVQHYVEKPSTFVSEIINCGIYLFTPAIFQHIGEVFQRNQQELALEESSNGWQRAEVIRLEQDVFTALAGSGKLYVYKTDGFWSQIKSAGSAIYASRLYLNQYSKSHPERLAQNKPGGPVIRGNVYIHPTASIDSTAVLGPNVSIGEGVTVGAGVRVRESIVLHGASLHDHTCVLNTIVGWDSTIGRWARVEGTPSDPNPNDPYAKIDSETLFRDGRLTPSITILGCSVTIPAEVVILNSIVLPHKELSRSYKNQIIL; this is encoded by the exons ATGCCGTTCAAGGCCGTCATCCTCATCGGGGGCCCGCAGAAGG GGACCCGGTTCCGGCCGCTGTCCTTCGAGGTGCCTAAGCCGCTCTTCCCCGTGGCCGGGGTGCCCATGGTGCAGCATCACATCGAGGCCTGCGCCAAG GTGCCCGGCATGAAGGAGATCCTGCTGATGGGTTTCTACCAGCCCAACGAGGCCCTCTGCCGCTTTCTCGTGTCGGCGCAGCAGGAGTTCAAGATTCCCATCAG GTATCTTCAGGAGTATGCAGCCCTGGGCACGGGTGGTGGCATCTATCACTTCCGAGACCAGATCCTGTCAGGTGGTGCTGAGGCCTTCTTTGTCCTCAACGCAGACGTGTGCTCCGAGTTCCCCTTACAGGAGATGCTGGAgtttcagcagcagcacgggGACATGCACAGCTTTGTCATTCTGGGTACCACA GCCAACAGGACACAGGCACTGAATTATGGCTGTATCGTGGCAAATGCGGGCACGCAGGAG GTTCAGCACTACGTGGAGAAGCCCAGCACGTTTGTCAGTGAGATCATTAACTGTGGCATCTACCTCTTCACACCTGCCATCTTCCAGCACATTGGCGAGGTCTTCCAGAGGAACCAGCAGGAGCTAGCACT AGAGGAAAGCTCCAATGGCTGGCAGCGTGCAGAAGTGATCCGGCTAGAGCAGGACGTTttcacagccctggctgggagTGGCAAACTCTATGTCTACAAAACTGATGGCTTCTGGAGCCAGATCAAGTCAGCTGG ctctgctaTCTATGCCAGCCGCCTTTACCTGAACCAGTACAGCAAAAGCCACCCAGAGAGACTGGCCCAGAACAAACCTGGAGGCCCTGTCATCCGAG GGAATGTGTACATCCACCCGACAGCCTCCATCGACAGCACTGCAGTG TTGGGCCCCAATGTCTCCATTGGGGAGGGTGTGACAGTGGGCGCTGGTGTGCGTGTGCGAGAGTCCATCGTCCTGCACGGCGCCTCACTCCAT GACCACACCTGTGTCCTCAATACCATTGtgggctgggacagcacaattgggcgctgggcccgggtCGAAGGAACGCCGAGCGACCCCAACCCCAATGATCCCTATGCCAAGATCGACAGCGAGACCCTTTTCCGGGATGGGCGCCTCACACCATCCATCACAATCCTGG GCTGCAGTGTCACCATTCCCGCTGAGGTCGTTATTCTCAACTCCATTGTCCTTCCACATAAGGAGCTGAGCCGCAGCTACAAAAACCAGATTATCCTTTGA
- the GMPPA gene encoding mannose-1-phosphate guanyltransferase alpha isoform X2 — protein sequence MPFKAVILIGGPQKGTRFRPLSFEVPKPLFPVAGVPMVQHHIEACAKVPGMKEILLMGFYQPNEALCRFLVSAQQEFKIPIRYLQEYAALGTGGGIYHFRDQILSGGAEAFFVLNADVCSEFPLQEMLEFQQQHGDMHSFVILGTTANRTQALNYGCIVANAGTQEVQHYVEKPSTFVSEIINCGIYLFTPAIFQHIGEVFQRNQQELALSAIYASRLYLNQYSKSHPERLAQNKPGGPVIRGNVYIHPTASIDSTAVLGPNVSIGEGVTVGAGVRVRESIVLHGASLHDHTCVLNTIVGWDSTIGRWARVEGTPSDPNPNDPYAKIDSETLFRDGRLTPSITILGCSVTIPAEVVILNSIVLPHKELSRSYKNQIIL from the exons ATGCCGTTCAAGGCCGTCATCCTCATCGGGGGCCCGCAGAAGG GGACCCGGTTCCGGCCGCTGTCCTTCGAGGTGCCTAAGCCGCTCTTCCCCGTGGCCGGGGTGCCCATGGTGCAGCATCACATCGAGGCCTGCGCCAAG GTGCCCGGCATGAAGGAGATCCTGCTGATGGGTTTCTACCAGCCCAACGAGGCCCTCTGCCGCTTTCTCGTGTCGGCGCAGCAGGAGTTCAAGATTCCCATCAG GTATCTTCAGGAGTATGCAGCCCTGGGCACGGGTGGTGGCATCTATCACTTCCGAGACCAGATCCTGTCAGGTGGTGCTGAGGCCTTCTTTGTCCTCAACGCAGACGTGTGCTCCGAGTTCCCCTTACAGGAGATGCTGGAgtttcagcagcagcacgggGACATGCACAGCTTTGTCATTCTGGGTACCACA GCCAACAGGACACAGGCACTGAATTATGGCTGTATCGTGGCAAATGCGGGCACGCAGGAG GTTCAGCACTACGTGGAGAAGCCCAGCACGTTTGTCAGTGAGATCATTAACTGTGGCATCTACCTCTTCACACCTGCCATCTTCCAGCACATTGGCGAGGTCTTCCAGAGGAACCAGCAGGAGCTAGCACT ctctgctaTCTATGCCAGCCGCCTTTACCTGAACCAGTACAGCAAAAGCCACCCAGAGAGACTGGCCCAGAACAAACCTGGAGGCCCTGTCATCCGAG GGAATGTGTACATCCACCCGACAGCCTCCATCGACAGCACTGCAGTG TTGGGCCCCAATGTCTCCATTGGGGAGGGTGTGACAGTGGGCGCTGGTGTGCGTGTGCGAGAGTCCATCGTCCTGCACGGCGCCTCACTCCAT GACCACACCTGTGTCCTCAATACCATTGtgggctgggacagcacaattgggcgctgggcccgggtCGAAGGAACGCCGAGCGACCCCAACCCCAATGATCCCTATGCCAAGATCGACAGCGAGACCCTTTTCCGGGATGGGCGCCTCACACCATCCATCACAATCCTGG GCTGCAGTGTCACCATTCCCGCTGAGGTCGTTATTCTCAACTCCATTGTCCTTCCACATAAGGAGCTGAGCCGCAGCTACAAAAACCAGATTATCCTTTGA